A stretch of the Uranotaenia lowii strain MFRU-FL chromosome 3, ASM2978415v1, whole genome shotgun sequence genome encodes the following:
- the LOC129756991 gene encoding uncharacterized protein LOC129756991, producing the protein MIRQILRKNDILVRLLGARLYSQPGGGTTTTKPTGAAAASAVPKAVTGDVPGLSNKCVITKSGPLGPGAARDADYKVPEYYCYDKNSYFEAEIEMEKFRIPQPSNKQ; encoded by the coding sequence atgattcgccagattttaaggaaaaacgaCATCCTAGTTCGTCTGCTTGGTGCCAGGTTGTACAGCCAGCCGGGAGGAGGAACAACCACGACGAAACCCACTGgggctgctgctgctagtgCTGTTCCCAAAGCAGTCACCGGAGACGTTCCTGGATTGAGCAATAAGTGTGTCATTACCAAGTCTGGCCCGCTGGGTCCTGGTGCGGCTCGTGACGCCGACTACAAAGTACCGGAGTACTACTGCTATGACAAAAACAGCTACTTTGAAGCTGAAATCGAAATGGAGAAATTCCGAATTCCGCAGCCTTCTAACAAACAGTAA
- the LOC129756200 gene encoding protein FAM177A1, whose protein sequence is MTKVDIPMKSKAETAANFIQNEKDVEVQIRAPKRVLHFSDGTMEEFSDEEQDQVDASKADQSTVDESKMNWSDWMLHKTCKLGTSVLAGCDYVGEGLASFLGITTPKYSFEIEEFKRMQAEQQTEDRAIQNFVEQNRTTDSGETLQQYQPVSSHQIQNMTNGNSTVEQGKIQKF, encoded by the exons ATGACCAAGGTGGACATACCAATGAAGAGCAAGGCCGAAACGGCAGCCAACTTTATCCAGAACGAAAAAGACGTCGAAGTTCAAATCAGGGCACCCAAGAGGGTGTTGCACTTTAGTGATGGCACTATGGAGGAATTCAGCGACGAAGAACAGGATCAGGTGGATGCCTCCAAGGCAGACCAATCGACGGTAGACGAg TCTAAAATGAATTGGAGTGATTGGATGTTGCATAAAACTTGCAAGCTTGGCACCTCTGTCTTGGCCGGGTGTGACTATGTTGGCGAAGGATTGGCCTCGTTCCTGGGAATTACCACACCGAAATATAGCTTCGAGATCGAAGAATTCAAACGAATGCAAGCCGAACAACAGACAGAGGATCGGGCCATTCAGAATTTTGTAGAGCAAAATCGCACGACAGACAGTGGAGAGACTTTGCAGCAATATCAACCGGTCTCTTCCCATCAGATTCAGAACATGACCAATGGTAACTCCACCGTTGAGCAAGgcaaaattcaaaagttctaa